DNA sequence from the Acidobacteriota bacterium genome:
TTGGTAACTAAGCGTAACGTATGCAATAATTATGGAATTGTTTGAGGTCGGACGCGTTTTGCGGCTGATCGATGTTGTTACTATTTGAAATTTAATTTTCTATTTCGGCGGAGGAATGTGATGAAACTCGCTACAAGAGTGTACGTTGTTACACTTATTATATTAACGCTCGTGTTCGCGGTGTCGGCCCAAAAGTCCGAGAAAGAGCCCAGGAACACGGCTCCAACTGTTGGAACTGGAGGACCCGTTGGTGGTCCGACAGGTCTTTTTACTGTCTATGACAGCTCGACCTTGAGAAAAGGCGAATACACCCTGAGCGCGTCACTCAGCAATTACGACCGCGATCCGGGTAACGTCGACATCTCGACCGTCCCGCTAAGTTTTCAGGTCGGCCTCTCTAATAAATTCGAGTTGTTCTTCACGACCGAAGGCTATCGCGGCGTCAAGGTGAATGCTCCGCAGAATCTTTCAGGTTTTTACCTGCCGAATTCGCAGCTTCTGATCGGTAACGCTCTCCGTCGCCCGGGTGCGATCGTGCTTGAGCCGGGCACCTCAGGAACTCGTGCGATCTATCGTCCGATCGGTTCCGCCTTTACGGCGTTTCCATTCACGGGCGGTGTTTTCTACACCCCGAACCTCGGCACAGCAGTTAACACGCTTGGACCGCCGAGAGTCGGCGGAGCTCAGGATCTGTTCCCGGGCGTTGGTTCGGTTTATGGCAGCATCCTTCCGGGTATTGTGCTGACCACGTCGCCGCTGATCAACGGCAACACGGCTCCGGCTAGCTTCTCGACCGCTCCGACGTACACTGCAGATGCTCCTTTCATCAACAGAACGTGGGGAACGTCGTCGTTCAACACGATGAACGTCGGTTTCAAATGGCGTTTCAATGATGAGAAAGCAGCGTGGGGCCATGGTATCACCGCTTTCTACCGCTACTATATGGATAGCGGCAGCGACCTCGCTGGCTTCAACATGATGCAGCGTGGTTCGGGCCCGGGCAGCAGCAAGGGCGACATCGGCGTTACCTATTTCGTTGACGCACGTGCCACGAAGTGGGCTAACGTGTCGTTCAATGCGGGTTACCTCTACACCAGCAAGGTCAAGGGTACATTCGCAGGTGCTGACTATGTAATGTTCGATCCAGGCGACGAGCTTCAGTTGTCGGTCGGTGTTGATTTCCCGGTAAATAAATTTTTCCAACCTATCCTCGAGTTCCGCTCGTTGGATTATGTTGGCGGACGTACCCCAAATGCTCTTGAGCAGAATCCTAAAGACGGTATCGCTGGTTTCCGCGTTTATCCGCGTCGCTGGTTCGGCTTTGGTTTGGCTTATCGCTACAACTTTAACCAACAGGATTTCGACAGCTTCCAGGGTGATACGACCTCAAACTCGGTCACCGTTCTTTGCGGACCTGTTTCGCTTCCTGGCTGCGTTCCAACCACCACGACGGTCACCCGAGAAGGTGTCCCGGTTGGTCTTGGAACTTCGGCAGATCCGCACGGTTACATTGCTAACTTCTGGATCGGTCGTCGCGATAAACGCCTTGGCGAAGTCGTGAACCAGCCAGCGAACGTTGACTCCGTCTCGCTGAGCGATATGGTCATCACGCTTCCTTGCCGTCCGGGCACGACATCCAAATCGGGTGCCTGCAACGACAGCAAGACGATCAGCGTATCGACCAAAGCGAGCGATCCTGAAAACGACGTCCTTACCTACAACTACACCGTCTCAGGCGGACGGATTGTCGGAACAGGTGCAAACGTTCAGTGGGATCTCAGTTCGGCTCAGGTCGGAACTTACACGATCGTGACGGGCGTCGATGATGGTTGCGGTGTTTGCGGCAAAACGGATACCAAGACGATCCGCGTTGAAGAATGTCCTGACTGCCAGGCTCCACCGAAGACTTGTTCGTGCCCGACGCTGTCGGTTAGCGGACCTGCCGGAATCACGAATCCTGGCGACACCATGACCTTCACGGCAAGCGCAAGCGGCGATGTTACCTATAACTGGACAGTTTCGGCTGGTTCGATCGAATCCGGTCAGGGAACGCCAAGCATCACTGTTCGCACAACCAAGGAAATGGCTGGCTCGAACGTAACCGCTACGGTAAACATCGGCGGCACAGACCCAACATGCAACTGTCTTACCACTGCGTCCGACAATGGTGGAGTAGCTGCGATCCCGACCGCAACCCCGGTTGACGAATACGGTGCTCTCAAAGATGATGACGTCAAGGCTCGTGTTGACAACTTCTATATCCAGTTGAACAACAATCCGAGTGCTAAGGGCTACATCATCAACTACGGAACAGCCGCTCAGATCAAGAAGCAGAAAGCTCAGATCATGAAGGCGATCACCTTCCGTAAATACGATGCAGGCCGTGTGACGTTTGTTGACGGTCCGAACAACGGCGAGGTTAAGACCAAGTTCTGGTTGGTACCTGCCGGTGCGGACAATCCACAGCCGTAAGCATGCAAGCTTCGCATCCCTCGGGATGTGAACATCAAATAACCAAGACGGCCGGGACGATCATCACGAAGTCCCGGCTGTTTTTTGTTTAAATATCTGTGCTTGTATTAAGCTAATGCTTAATTTCGCTTTGCATTGGCATTGCTTTTCTGTAAGATAGTGGTTGTTCGTTTTCATCGGCATCAACAATAGTTGTGTCAATTTACCAGATTAGTTTGGATGGAACTGCAAACCTGTGGGCCCGTTCTGAGCATCAAACCAGCGACGCGGCGCTTGCTCTGCGATCAGGTACTTGTTTTCAGGCCTTCTCATCTTTGTTATTAGGAATCTCAAGACTATGCCGAACCTAAGAAAGCTTCGATCCGTTTTATCGATATTGTTGACCGTTGCGATCTCGCACGTTTCTTTGTCATTGGCATTCGCTGCTGACGTACATTCGGTTGACGCAGCTGATTCGTACGCTGACTGGCAGGTCGTCGGCCCGACTGGCGGCGATGTGCGCGTCGTCGAGATCGATCCAAAGGATAAGAACCGCCTATATATCAGCACCCTCGACGGTCAAATCCATACGTCCGCTGACGGCGGCAAGACATGGCGGCTTCTCGTTAACCTGAACAAGGCTGAGCTTATCTTGGATCAACTGCTGGTCGATTCTCAAGATTCGCGAACGATCTACACCTCCGGACATCGCGGAAACGCTCCCGGCGGCTTCTTCCGCTCGACCGACGGCGGTGAGACTTGGAAAGAATCGAAAGAACTCAAGGGCGAGTCGATCCACTCGATGACCCAATCACCGGTCGATCCAAAACTCATCCTCCTGGGAACAACACGAGGCGTTTGGTCTTCGAAAAATTCCGGTGAAAGCTGGGAGAAAATATCGTCGACTACCATGCCGGTGAATATCGATTCGCTTGCGATCGACCCAAGGACCGAGAACACGATCTACGCCGGAACCTGGTGGCGTGCCTACAAGAGCACCGATGCCGGAAAGAACTGGCGTCTGATACGCGACGGAATGATCGATGATTCCGATGTTTTTGCCGTGACGCTAAACCCGAAAAATCCAGATCACGTCATTGCTTCGGCGTGCAGTGGTATTTATGAGTCGTTCAACGGCGGGGAAAAATGGGCCAAGATCAATGGCATTCCGTCCCAATCGCGCCGAACCCGAGATATTCTGCAGCACCCGACGATTCCCGGCACGGTATATGCCGCGACGACCGAGGGATTCTGGATGACGACAAATGGCGGGAAGAGCTGGGCTCTGACGACGCAGCGTAACCTTGAGATAAACTCGATCGCTGTTCACCCCGACGAGCCGAATCGTGTTTTTATTGGAACGAACAACTACGGCGTAATGGTCTCGAACGACGGCGGGCGTAATTTCCAGCAGACAAATACCAATTTCAGCAGCCGTTTCACTTATCTCGTCACGCCGGACGTTCAGAAAGCGAATCGCCTTTACGCTGCAACGCACAACACGGCGACCGGCGGCGGTTTCTTTTTTGTCAGCGACGATAGCGGTGCAACTTGGAAGCAGTCGATCGGCTTAGACGTTGGCCGAGTCAGGACATTCACGCTCCGTCAGGATGAAACCAACCCGAATTCGATGTTTTTGGGAACCAATCTTGGCATATTCCGCACAACTGATCGTGGTAATTCGTGGACTCAACTTGCCGCCGCTAAGCCGGCAGCAAAACCGCCGGTCAAGAAGCCCGCCGCGAAGCCCGCTGCAAAGCCAGCGGTTAAAGCGCCTGTTAAGTCGACGGTTAAAAAAACAGCAGCGGTCACTGCCCGAAATGCTCCTCCCGCTGTCACGAATGCAGCGGCGGCCTCAGCACCAAAGCTTATCCCGGCGCTCACTGACAAAGTGACGATCATCGAAATGATCCCTGGCGGCGGGCTCTACGCCGGAACGGATAAAGGCCTTTACCGCAGCCTCGACCTCAACAAAGGATGGGAAAAGCTTTCTTTTGGGGAAGGCTTGAATGAAAATGTTTTTGCAGTTCACGTATCGGCGGCACGGCCCGATACGGTTTGGGTCGGAACGGCAACGTCGGGTGTCCTCGTTTCACGCGATAAGGGCATGACGTGGAATAAAGCCGGCGGAGCGGCTGATAATGTGCCGGTGAGTTCCATCACCTCCGATCCGAAACGCCCGGATTACATCTATGTGGGCACAACTCAGACCTTCTATCTTAGCCGTGACAATGGCAAAACATGGACACGCCGCGGCGGCAATCTCTCGCTGGGTAATTTTACGAGTATCCTGATCAACCCGAACAACACCGACGAGATCATTATCTCCAGTGCGATCGATACGGACGGCGGCGTCTTTATTTCGTCCGATGCCGGTAACCGCTGGAGACGGGTGGACACAAAAGAGATGAAACTACCGAGCCGCCGAATCTGGTCAATGGCCTTCGATCCTCAGGATCCGGACCGTATCTTTGCGGCGACGCATTCCTCTGGTGTTTACAAGATCGAGCGGATCGCCAAAACGACCGCCGGAATGTGATCGAAAGCCGGTCAAACTAAGAAAAAGAGCTGTCTGAAAATCAATTCAGGCAGCTTTTTTATTTGATCAGAACCATTGCTGGTTCGGAAAGCTCCCTACGCTTGACCCGGCGGTTGTGAGTTGGCAACTTGGAACTTTTCCGCTGGAATTCTATAATCTGACGAGATAACAAGGAGCCATCAGTTTGAAGCAAGAGACCGCTCGTGAATCTGCATCGGGGAAGCCTGGCTGTCGGGTTTCGCGATTACCATTCTCAGAGATACCGCACCAGTCGCGGCTTTTTGTTCAGTATCAGAACGACCCTCTGTCCCTCAAAAAATTCTACCCTAACGTACTCGCATCGCCCGACGATGTCGTGTCATTTATTCCGACGGTACTTTCTAATTACACGACCGATCGCGGCCAACTCTGCGACGTTCTATCTGAGATCAACACGGCTCTCGATACCGGTGCTCTAACGGGTGAGAACATTGAGAAGCTCAGAGATCTGGAAACGGTCGCGGTTATAACGGGACAGCAGGCAGGATTGTTCACCGGCCCTCTCTATACGATCTATAAAGCACTCTCTGCCGTAAAGCTGGCCCGGGAATTGACTGAGAAAGGAATAAAGGCCGTTCCGGTGTTTTGGGCGGCGACCGAGGACCACGATTTCGAAGAGGTTTCCGAAGCGTTCTTCGTAGACAAGATAGGCTCTGTTACCGTTGCGAAGTACTCGCCCAAAAGCAGGATCGAGGGAACGCCCGTCGGGACCGTTACGATCGACGGCGAACTGGTGAAAATGATCGAACAGGTTTTCGATGATCTGCCCCGAAATGAATTTTCGGCAGAGATTCCCGACCGATTAGCTCAGATCTGGGCCGAGGGGACGAAGTTTGGTGAAGCATTCGGGAAGACTCTGGCTTGGTTACTTGGCAAATTTGGGATCGTTTACATCGATCCGATGCACCCAGGTGTCAAACGGCTTTCATCTCCGATCTTTGCGTCGGCGATCGAGAATGTGGACGCGATCGTGTCGAGCGTTGTTGCTCGCGGCAGGGAATTGGTGGATCAGGGCTATCACGCGCAAGTTTTGGTCGAGGAAGATTACTTTCCACTGTTCTGGCACGACGACGAAGGGCGGCGTCTTGCCCTCAGAAAGACCGGTGAAGGCGTTTTTAAGGAGAAAACAGGCCGAAGGTCGTTTTCCGTCTCAGAATTGCGTCAGATCGCCGTAAATGAGCCGGGCCGTTTCAGCCCGGGCGTCATGCTGCGGCCTGTGGTGCAGGATTTTCTGTTCCCGACCGCGTGTTATTTCGGCGGCGGGGCTGAGGTTGCATATTTTGCCCAGAACAGTGAAGTTTACCGGGTACTCGGACGTCCGGCGACGCCCGTATTCCACCGGCAGAGTTTTACCGTAGTTGAGGCAAAACAGCGCCGCGTGCTTACCAAATTCGATCTTGAACTCAAGGATCTGTTCGATGAGAAGGAAAACACAATCCTGGATCTCGCCGCGAACAGTGTTTCGCCTGAGACCGCGCGGCTCTTTGCGGAGGTCGAAGAGCGGATCAATACGGAGATGAATCGGCTCGACCAGGCAGTTTCGCACATTGAGCCGACGCTTGCGGCAAATGTTGCCCGCCGTCGGCATCGGATCGTCTATCACATAGCGGCGTTGCGAAAGAAATCATTGATCGCAAAGGTTCGAAACGATGAGATCTCGAACCGCCAGATCGCCGAGCTTTTTGCAAGCCTGATGCCGAACGGCGGGCTGCAGGAACGCACGATAAACGTGTTCTCGTTCCTGAATAGATACGGATTGCAGTTCATCGACTGGATCTACGACGCGATCGATCTTGATGACAAAGATCACCGGATAATAGAGCTGTAAATGAACAAGATAAAGATCCTATCCGATAATCTTGCAAACCAGATCGCCGCTGGCGAGGTAGTCGAGCGGCCTGCGTCTGTCGTCAAGGAACTCGTCGAAAACTCGATCGACGCCGCCGCGGCACGCATCCAGATCGATATAGAACTCGGCGGGCGACGCCTGATGCGGATCAGCGACGACGGCGAAGGCATGAGCCGCGACGACGCGATCCTGGCATTCGAACGGCACGCGACTTCGAAGATCAAAACTGCGGAAGATCTCGGCAGCATCGCAACGCTCGGGTTCCGCGGAGAAGCTCTGGCGTCTATTGCGTCTGTTGCAAAGGTCGAACTCTTAACAAAGACCGAACCCGAAGGCACGGCCTCTCGCGTCGTTATCGAGGGCGGACGGCTGATCGACGTAAAGGACGCCGCACGCGACACGGGGACGACGATATCGGTCCGCGATCTTTTTTACAATACGCCTGCGAGACGCAAATTCATGCGGTCCGAGGCGACCGAAAATTATCATCTGACCAGTATCGTCACGCACTACGCACTCGCTCACCCGGAGATCGCTTTCACGCTGACGAATAACGGCCGCGAGGTCATCCGCGTCGCTCCGGCGAAGGATCTGCGGGAACGGGCATTCCAAATATTCGGCCGAGATCTGCTAGAGAGTCTTTTGCCAGTCGATGGCGGCAGGGAATATGTGGCGAAGGTATCTGGATTTGTGTCCGCTCCCCGTGAGCGTCGAACAACGCGTGATTCTCAGTATTTCTTTGTAAACAAACGCTTTGTCCGCGATAAAACGATCGCGGGCGGCCTGCTCGAAGGCTTCCGTTCGGTCCTTCCGCACGGCGTTTATCCGGTCGCATTTCTGTTTCTCGAAATGCCCCTTGAGGAGATAGATGTGAACGTCCATCCGGCGAAAACCGAGGTGCGTTTTCGCCGCGGAGAAGCTGTAAAAGATGTGATCGCCGAGGCCATTCGTGCCGCTCTCGCGAACGCCGGGATCGTGGGGGAACTTAGGCCCGAGCGTGATCTTGAACCCGAAACTCAGCCAGTCTATGCTCCGCCGGTACATGTTCAGCCGCCTGAGCAAAGCCGGATCGAATTTATTGACAACACGCTTGAATTCAAGCCGAAAGATACTGAACAGGCACGTGAGCCCGAGCCGCTTGTTCGCGTCGCCTCCGCGAATCCGCAGCTCGAGCGAGGCGATGTTTATCATCCGCTGGTTGTCGAAGATCCGTCTTTAGAAGCGGCCGGATTCTTCGTGGCCGAGGGCATTTCGGTTCCCGAAGAGCGGTTGCCGCCAGCGGGCTATGCGGTTTTGCCGCCGGTGGATTCAGGAATAAAGGTCGCTAGATCGATCGAGATCGACGCCGTTTCCGGTTCGAAGATCCAGCCGATCGGACAGCTTCATGACAGCTTTATTATCGCAGTGGATGACGAAGGCCTGCTGCTGATCGACCAGCACGTGGCTCACGAGCGGATCCTTTTCGACAAGTTCCGGAAGAGCGAGACGGACCGGCAGATCGAGTCGCAAAATCTGCTTTTGCCTGAAACGATCGACCTTTCGCCGGCTCAATCCGAGGCCTTTCAGTTGATCGAGGACGATCTGGAATCGCTCGGATTCGGACTGATGCGCCTTTCGGGTCGAACGGTGGCGATCAAGAGCATTCCGACCGATCTGCAGCCGGCGGAGGCGAGAAATCTGTTTTCGGAGATCCTGGACACTGTCGAGCACGAGAAAAAAGGCGGTGCGAAAAAGACCTTGCGGGATTACATCGCTGCCAGCCTGGCCTGCAAGGCGGCGGTCAAGATCAACATGAAGCTCACGCCCGAGAAGATGCGCTGGATGATCGACCGTTTGCTCGTCACGACGTCGCCGACCACCTGTCCGCACGGACGACCGGTTATTTTGCGGCTTTCGATGAAGGACATTGAGCGGGCGTTTCACCGAACCTAGATGGAAAACGAAAAGAAACAAATACCGGAGCGGCCCGATGCGTTTTGGAACAGGGTTTACGCGGGAGTTGTGGTCTCGGCCTTTGTTGTGGTCACGGCTCTTTGGGCATTTGGTAAATATTTCAGATGAGATCACTCGATTGGGCAATCGTCGTCGCGTACCTTATTTACGTCGTTTGGGATGGTATCCGAATGACGAAGCACAGCGGCAGTAAGGAAGGGTATTTCCTAGCCGATCGCGGCCTGCCGTGGTGGGCTGTCGGGCTGTCAGTAATGGCGACGCAGCTTTCGGCGATCACCCTCGTTGGGACTACGGGCCAGGCCTATAGCGATGGGATGCGATTCATTCAGTTCTACTACGGACTGCCGTTTGCGATGATCATTCTTTGCGTGACGGTCGTACCGTTCTTTCACCGGGCCAATGTTTTTACGGCCTACGAGTACCTTGAAAAGCGCTTCGATGTAAAGGTTCGCACGCTTACGAGCTTCTTTTTTCTCATCTCACGCGGACTTGGCGTTGGTACGATCATCTCAGCGCCATCGATAGTTCTCTCGATCGTTTTCGGCTGGAATCTGATAGCCACGATCTTCGCGATCGGGCTCTCGACAACGATATACACCGTGTTTGGCGGCGTTCAGGCGGTCACGTGGACGGACGTGAAGCAGATGGTGATCATCGGTTTTGGGCTGAGCGTCTGTTTTCTGGTGATCCTGTGGAGCTTTCCGGCCGGTGTGACGCTCGGTGACGGACTCCATTTGGCGGGCAGTCTGGGCAAACTGAATATGGTCGATACCACTTTCGACCTGAAGGAAAAATACACCATCTGGTCGGGATTGATCGGTGGCCTATTCCTCATGCTCGGCTATTTCGGCTGCGATCAGAGCCAGGTGCAGCGGTTCCTCACGGCAAAGTCGGTTGACGAAGGCCGCACTTCGCTATTGATGAGCGCTTTTTTGAAGATCCCGATGCAGTTCGGGATCCTGCTGATCGGCATCATGGTCTTTGTGTTTTATCAGTTCACGGCACCGCCGATCGTTTTTAACCCGGCGGAGGTCGACAAAGCGGCCCAGACAGAAGAATTCCGGCAGATACAGAGTAAATATGCCGCGGCTCATGCCGAACGTCGCGAAGCTGCTTTGAAATTTGAACCCGAAGATGGGCAGTTACGCCAGAACTACATCGAAGCGGATAAAAAGTTCAACGAGAGCCGCAAGGAGGCTGTTGCATTCGTCCGATCGACCAGTAATCCTGGCTTTAACGACATCAACTACGTCTTCCCGACATTCGTGCTGGAAAATATGCCGATGGGCGTGATCGGGCTGTTGATCGCCGCGATATTTGCGGCGGCGATGTCATCCATCGCGGCGGAACTCAACGCTCTGGCGACGGCGACGACCATCGATTTCTACAGGCGTCTTTATAAGCCCGACGCTACCGACGCGCACTATGTAGCCGTCGGCCGGGCGACTACGTTTATCTGGGGAATCTTTGCGTGTATCGTTGCGATCTTTGCGACAAATCTGGGTTCGCTGATCGAGGTCGTCAACAAATTTGGCTCGTTCTTTTACGGCTCGCTGCTTGGGGTGTTTGTGCTGGCATTTGTGGTAAAAAGGGCTCGGGCACGCGGAGCATTTTTTGGGTTGTTGTTTGGAATCACTTCGGTTTGGACGGCGAGTATTTTTACCGACATTGAATTTCTTTGGTTCAACGTGATCGGCTGTCTGGTTACGGTTTTGGCCGGTTTCCTGATCAGCTTGACGGTCGGAGATGAACCAGAACGCGGAGACGCAGATACACAGAGTTTATGAGACTGACGAGATCAAGAGCCTTAACAGTTATTTTGTTTGCGGGTAGTTTGCTTTTGCATTCAGCACTCCCGCTCACGACGTCAGCGCAGGTTAGGCCGGTAAATGATTACGGTGCGTTGGGAATTGGCCGTTTGCTTAGAAAGCTGAATACAACGGCGAGCGTGATGATGGTCGGAGCACATCCTGATGATGAAGATTCGTCGCTGCTGGCCTTTCTCGCACGCGGTGAGAACGCGAGAACATCTTACCTGAGCCTGACCCGCGGTGACGGAGGGCAGAACATCATCGGGCCGGAACTGTTCGAATCGCTCGGTGTCATCCGCACCGAAGAGCTACTGCAGGCACGCCGTTTGGACGGTGCGGAGCAGTATTTTGCCCGGGCATTCGACTATGGCTTTTCAAAATCGCTGGCGGAGGCGAAGCAGAAATGGGATGAGAAGATCGTTCTCTGCGACGTCGTTCGCGGGATCCGCGGCTTCAGGCCGATGGTCGTTTTATCACGGTTTTCGGGCACACCTTCGGATGGTCACGGCCAGCATCAGTACGCCGGCTATATTACGCCTCTGGCTGTGAAAGCGGCGGCGGATCCGGCTCAGTGCACGCAGTCAGGAACGCCTTGGCAAGTGCAAAAATTTTACAGCGGTATCGGCGGAACACCGAGTTTGCGGGTGAATACGGGGCAGTTCGACACGATGCTTGGGAGATCGTACTCAGAGATCGCGATCGAAGGCCGCAGCCAGCACAGGTCGCAGGGTGAGGGCCGGATCGAGGTACGGGGAGAAAGATTCTCGGGCTTAAATTTGGTAGACAGTAAAGTCGCGAAGGTCGAGAAGGAAACGAGCATTTTTGATGGTCTCGATACGACGGTCACGGGCTTGTCAGCGGTTGCGGGGAACTCTTTTCCGGGGCTCGCGGCAGATCTCGAATCGATCAAGAGATCCGCTGAAACGGCACTGAAAGAATTTCGTCCGGTCGAGATCCGAGCGATGTCGCCGGCGCTTCAAACTGGGCTACGATCGACCAGAGATGCGAGAGCCAAGCTCTCGAACAGCTCCGAGGCGAGCAGTCGTGCCATTGACTCGATCCTCGCCCGTAAGGAAGCTGAATTTTCGGCGGCAATAGCATCGAGTTATGGCATAACGCTCGACGCTTTATCTGACAAGGAAACGGTGGTTCCGGGTGACGATCTGCTTGCGAACATTAACGTTTATTTTCCAAAAGATCAGACGGTCAGCGTCAAGCAGATCTCGCTGAAGGTTCCGAGCGGCTGGAATGCCGCGAAGACTGTTGCACCAACGGCCGCAAATCCTGGATTTGCTGGTCGCGATGTCGCGAACCAAGCAGAGTATTACGCAGTGACTGTCGCAAAAAATGCGGTGATCACCCAGCCATATTGGCTTATCGAACCGCGTGATGGCGATCTGTTTCGTTGGCCTCAGGATGATACACAGAACCTGCCGTTTCAGCCCCAACTCCTGTCCGCACAAGCGACATTCAGCGTGGGTGGGATCGAGATCGTGCTCGAACAGCCGGTGCAGTACCGCTTTGCAGATCCGTCGCGGGGCGAAATACGGCGTGAGATCAATGTAGTTCCAGCCCTATCGCTAAGCGTCGATCAAAGATTAATTGTCATCCCGCAGAGTGAAAAACCGCAGACGCGAACGTTGGCAATCAACGTAACAAGCAACTCGGTAAAGCCGATTTCAGGCGTCACGGCTTTGAGTGTCGAAAAGCTGCCAAAATGGGATATTAAGCAAAATTCAAGCGGCTTTATGCTCAAAACCAAAGGTGAGAATTCGACTTTGAGCGTCCATATGAGCATTCCTGCAAGAACGCAGCTCGGTACCTATTACATCTCTCCGAACGCTTCGTCCGGCAACGTTACTGCCGAGCAGACAATGACGACGATAGCTTATCCGCACATTCAGACGCACCGTTATTACACGCGTGCCGAGACAAAGGTTGAGGTTCTCGATCTAAAGGTGTCACCCGTCAAGGTCGGCTATATTATGGGCAGCGGTGACGAGGTGCCTGAGGCGATCAGGCAAATTGGACTCGCGGTCACGATGCTTGAGGAAAAAGATGTCGCGTCGGGCGATCTATCGAAGTTTGACACGATCGTGGTCGGCATTAGGGCGTCGGAAACGCGGCCTGATCTGGTTGCGAATAACGGTCGACTGCTCGAGTACGCAAAGAACGGCGGCAACGTCATTGTGCAATACCAACGCGGTAATTGGACGGCACTTGCTCCATTTCCGGTGACGGTCGCGGATACTCAAAGAACGGCTGCAGGTAGCATTGCACGCGTCGTAGACGAAAACGCCAAAGTGAATATTCTCGAGCCCGCACATCCGGTATTCAATACGCCGAACAAGATCACTGACGCGGATTTCAGCGGCTGGGTTCAAGAGCGGAATGCTTATAACCTGGTGACCTTTGACGCGCAGTTCACGCCGCTTCTAGAATCGCATGATGCCGGCGAGGCGGAGAATAAGGGCGGACTCGTTGTCGCGCAGTTAGGGAAGGGAACTTGGACGTATTGCAGCTATTCTTTCTTTCGCCAATTGCCGAATGGCGTCAGTGGAGCGTATCGGTTGTTCGCAAATCTACTAAGTCTGCCGAAGGCACAAAAACCGAAAGCGACGAAGTAAAGTCAATCGAAATTTGGGGGATCTCGAATGAACCTTTCATCCAAGCACAAGACACTGATCACAAAGGTGATAAACGTATTCGAATCCGGCAAGCCGGACGGGAATTATAGTGTGATCGCGATCTTTAACGACGGGCCGAATGACATCAGGCAGATCACGTACGGACGGTCTCAGACCACTGAATACGGCAACCTTGCCAAGCTCGTGAAAAATTACGCAGCGGCGAGCGGAATATACAGCAAAAAGCTAAAACCCTTTGTCGACAAGGTTGGCGTTACGCCGTTGACGGACGATGATACCTTCAAAACCCTGCTCAAAAAAGCTGGTAACGAAGACCCGGTCATGCGGACAGTTCAGGATGTGTTTTTCGATGAGGTTTATTACAAACCGGCGATAAAATGGGCGAGCGACAGAGGTTTTATTTTGCCGCTTTCGGCATTGGTCATCTACGATTCGTTTATCCAGAGCGGCAGCATTTTGTCGGTGATCCGCAATATGTTTCCCGAAACTGTCCCGGCAAACGGCGGAAATGAAATAGAATGGACGACCGCTTATGTTA
Encoded proteins:
- a CDS encoding chitosanase, which translates into the protein MNLSSKHKTLITKVINVFESGKPDGNYSVIAIFNDGPNDIRQITYGRSQTTEYGNLAKLVKNYAAASGIYSKKLKPFVDKVGVTPLTDDDTFKTLLKKAGNEDPVMRTVQDVFFDEVYYKPAIKWASDRGFILPLSALVIYDSFIQSGSILSVIRNMFPETVPANGGNEIEWTTAYVNARHEWLANHSREAVRSTTYRTKCFKAEIDRGNWPLTSLPINANRTKVS
- a CDS encoding PIG-L family deacetylase, whose amino-acid sequence is MHSALPLTTSAQVRPVNDYGALGIGRLLRKLNTTASVMMVGAHPDDEDSSLLAFLARGENARTSYLSLTRGDGGQNIIGPELFESLGVIRTEELLQARRLDGAEQYFARAFDYGFSKSLAEAKQKWDEKIVLCDVVRGIRGFRPMVVLSRFSGTPSDGHGQHQYAGYITPLAVKAAADPAQCTQSGTPWQVQKFYSGIGGTPSLRVNTGQFDTMLGRSYSEIAIEGRSQHRSQGEGRIEVRGERFSGLNLVDSKVAKVEKETSIFDGLDTTVTGLSAVAGNSFPGLAADLESIKRSAETALKEFRPVEIRAMSPALQTGLRSTRDARAKLSNSSEASSRAIDSILARKEAEFSAAIASSYGITLDALSDKETVVPGDDLLANINVYFPKDQTVSVKQISLKVPSGWNAAKTVAPTAANPGFAGRDVANQAEYYAVTVAKNAVITQPYWLIEPRDGDLFRWPQDDTQNLPFQPQLLSAQATFSVGGIEIVLEQPVQYRFADPSRGEIRREINVVPALSLSVDQRLIVIPQSEKPQTRTLAINVTSNSVKPISGVTALSVEKLPKWDIKQNSSGFMLKTKGENSTLSVHMSIPARTQLGTYYISPNASSGNVTAEQTMTTIAYPHIQTHRYYTRAETKVEVLDLKVSPVKVGYIMGSGDEVPEAIRQIGLAVTMLEEKDVASGDLSKFDTIVVGIRASETRPDLVANNGRLLEYAKNGGNVIVQYQRGNWTALAPFPVTVADTQRTAAGSIARVVDENAKVNILEPAHPVFNTPNKITDADFSGWVQERNAYNLVTFDAQFTPLLESHDAGEAENKGGLVVAQLGKGTWTYCSYSFFRQLPNGVSGAYRLFANLLSLPKAQKPKATK